Sequence from the Deltaproteobacteria bacterium genome:
ATCGTCGGCGCCAACGCCTTCGCGCACGAAGCCGGCATCCACCAGGACGGCGTGCTGAAGGCCGCCATCACCTACGAGATCATGACGCCGCGCTCGATCGGCCGGCCCTCGAACGAGCTGGTGCTCGGCAAGCACTCGGGCCGCCACGCCTTCCGCGAGCGCCTGGCCGAGCTCGGCTTCGGCCTCGAGGGCGAGGAGCTCGAGCGCGCCTTCAAGCGCTTCAAGGACCTGGCGGACAAGAAGAAGAGCATCTTCAACGAGGACCTCGAGGCGATCGTCGCCGACGCGGTGGTCCAGAGCGACGAGCGCTTCGCGTTCCGCCAGCTCACGGTGCTCTCGGGCAGCTTCCCGCAGCCGACCGCGACGGTCGAGCTCGCGATCGACGGGCGCCCGCGCAAGACCACCGCGAACGGCGTTGGACCCGTGGACGCGATCTTCAAGGCGGTGGCGGAGCTGACCGAGACCAAGAGCGAGCTCGTGCGCTACCAGGTGAACGCCATCACGGCCGGCCTCGACGCCCAGGGCGAGGTGGCGGTGACGCTCTCGGAGGGCGGCCGGCGCGTGATCGGCCACGGCGCGCACTACGACGTGCTGGTGGCCAGCGCCAAGGCCTACGTCCACGCGCTCAACAAGCTCGAGTGGCACAAGCAGCGGCACGCGGTCGCGGAGCCGAAGGGGGTCTAGCGCGTGAACGCTCGGATCGTGGTGCTGGCCGGCGACGGGATCGGCCCCGAGGTGACGCGCGAGGCGCGCCGCGTGCTCGAGGCGGTGGCGCCGCGCCACGGGCTCGCGCTCGAGTTCGTCGAGGAGGCGATCGGGGGGGCCTCGATCGACGCGCACGGCACGCCGCTGCGCGACCAGGTGGTGGCGCTCGCGGAGAAGAGCCGGGCGGTGCTGCTGGGTGCCGTCGGCGGCCCGCAGTGGGACGCGCTCCCGGTCGACGTGCGCCCCGAGAAGGGGCTGCTGCGGATCCGCAAGGCGCTCGGTCTCTACGCGAACCTGCGGCCGGCGAGCGTCTTCCCGGCGCTGGTCGAGGCGTCGACGCTGCGCCCGGAGATCGTCACGGGCATCGACCTCCTGGTGGTGCGCGAGCTGACCGGCGGGCTCTACTTCGGCGAGCCGCGCGGGCCCGGCCGGACGACCGGCGGGCGCCGCGAGGCGCGCAACACGATGGTCTACGACGAGGACGAGATCGCCCGCATCACCCGCGTCGCCTTCGAGTCCGCGCGCCGGCGCCGCAAGCACGTGACCCACGTGCACAAGGCCAACGTGCTCGAGACCTCGCAGCTCTGGGTGCAGGTGGTCGAGGAGGTGGCGAAGGGCTTCCCGGAGGTGACGCTCGCGCACCAGCTCGTCGACTCGTGCGCGATGCTGCTCGTGCGCGATCCCGGCCGCTTCGACGTGATCGTCACCGAGAACCTCTTCGGCGACATCCTCTCCGACGAGGCCGCCCAGATCACGGGCTCGCTCGGGATGCTGCCCTCGGCGAGCCTCGGTGACGGCGGGATCGGACTCTACGAGCCGGTGCACGGCTCGGCGCCGGACATCGCCGGCCAGGACCTCGCGAACCCGCTGGCGGCGATCCTGTCGGCCGCGATGCTGCTCGAGCACTCGCTCGAAGCGCCGGCCGCCGCCGCCGAGGTTCGCGAGGCGGTGACGGCGGTGCTCGCGGCCGGGCACCGCACGCCGGACCTGCTCCTGCCCGGCGAGCGCCGCGCGACCGTCGGCTGCCGCGCGATGGGGGATCTCGTGGTCGCCCGGCTCGGCGCCCGGGCCCCGGGTTGACGACCCGCGCGCTGCGCGTCGCGGTGGTCGGCGTCACGGGCGCGCTCGGCGGCGAGGTGCTGGCCGCCCTCGACGCCGCCGGGTTCCCGGTCGCGACGCTGGTGCCGATCGCCACCGACCGCTCGCTCGGGGCCGAGGTCGAGCTCCGCGGCATCACCGCACCGGTCCTGACCGATGCCGCCGTCCTGGACGGTGCCGACGTCGTGTTCCTGTGTACGCCGCCGGAGGCCGCGCTCGACTGGATCGCCGAGGCGGTGCGCCGGCGCGTGCTCGCGATCGACCTCTCCGGCGCCCTGCATGCGAGCGAGGAGCTCGCGGCGCACCCCGAGCTGGGAGCGCTGCTCGCCGCGCCGGAGGCGCCGCTCGTGGCGCCGCCGCCCGGCCTCGCGCTCGCCTGGCTGCGGGTGCTGGCGCCGCTCGCCGAAGGGCTCGGCGGGGTGCGGCGCGTGGTGGGGACGGCGCTGCTCTCGGCGTCGGGCTCGGGCCGCGCCGGCGTCGACGCGCTCCACGGCGAGACGATCGCGCTCCTCGCCCAGTCCGGCGACGAGGACGAGCCGCCCGCCCTCGACCACCCGATCGCCTTCGACGCGCTGCCCTGGGCCGGTGCGATCGGCGACGACGGCGCGAGCGCGGCCGAGCGCGCGCTCGCGGCCTCGCTCCGGCGCGGGCTCGGCGCGGAGGCCGCCGTGGCGGTCACCGTCGTGCGCGTGCCGACCTTCTGCGGCGACGCCGCGAGCCTCGCCGTCGAGCTCGGCGCGCCGGCCGAGCCCGCGCGCGTGCGCGAGCTCCTGCGCAAGGCGCCGGACGTCGAGCTGGTCGACGACCCGCGCGGACCGACGACGCGCGCGGCGGCCGGCGGGGACCGCGTGCTGGTCGGCCGCGTGCGGCGGGATCCCTCGAGGGCGGGCGGGGTGCTGCTCTGGCTCGCCGCCGACTCGGCCCGGCTCGCGGCCGCCGACGCGGTGCGCATCGCGCTCGGCCGTCTCGGGCTTCCCTGAGTCGACGCGATCCCGTGGCGGGCGCGGGCGTGCTCTGCGAGCTCCCGAACTGGCGGATCGTCGTCGAGTACGACGGCACCGGCTTCGCGGGCTGGCAGCGCCAGGGCGGCGGCGCGCGCACGGTGCAGGGAGTCCTCGAGGAGGAGCTCGCGAAGCTCGCCGAGGGCCGCGTCGGCGTGATCGGCGCCGGGCGGACGGATGCCGGCGTGCACGCGGCAGGCCAGGTGGCAAACGCGCGCGCGGCCACCCGGCTCGCGGCGAAGGATCTCCTGCGCGCGTGGAACGCCCGGCTTCCGCGCGACGTCGCGATCCGCGCGCTCGCGCCCGCGCCCGCCGACTACCACGCGCGTCGCGCCGCCCGCAGCAAGCTCTACGCGTACCGGCTCTGGACGGGCGCCGAGCGCTCGCCGCTGCGCGAGCGCACGAGCCTCCGCCGCCGCCCCCCGCTCGACCTCGAGGCCTTGCGGGCCGCCTCGCGCGCCCTCGTCGGCACCCACGACTTCGCGAGCTTCTGCGCGGCCGGCGGTGACGCGCACGGGACGGTGCGCACGCTCACGCGCGCCGAGTGGCTCGGCGCCGTCGGGGCGGAGCTGCGCTTCGAGGTCGAGGGCCCGGGCTTCCTGCGCCACATGGTCCGCAACCTGGTCGGAAGCCTGCTCGAGGTGGGGAGCGGGCGGCGCCCCCCGAGCTGGATCGGGGAGCTTCTCCACGCCCGCGCGCGCTCCGCGGCCGGCCCCACGGCGCCCGCGCACGGCCTCGTCCTGGTGCGGGTGGACGACGGATTCCCTGTGGGAATCCAGGAGCTTGAGGCGTCTTCGGGTTGACGCCCCCTGGGCACTCGGTTATCTACCGCCGACTTCCAGGAGCCCCGGATGCCCGCCGCCCGCCCGCCGCGCCCGACGCGGTCGATCAAGCCGTCCGAAGTGACCCCGCGCTGGTGGGTCGTGGACGCCGCCGATCAGACCCTCGGGCGGCTCTCGACGCGGATCGCGTCGCTGCTGCGCGGCAAGCACCGCGTGCTCTTCACGCCGCACGCCGACAACGGCGACTTCGTCGTGGTGGTGAACGCCGCAAAGGTGAAGCTGACCGGGCGCAAGCGCGAGCAGAAGGTCTACTACCGCCACACGGGCTACGTCGGCCACCTGAAGTCGCGCACCGCGGACCAGGTCCTGCGCGGTGCGCACCCCGAGCGCGTGGTCGAGGAGGCGGTACGCGGCATGCTCCCGCACAACGCGCTCGGCCGGAAGCTCTACCGGAAGCTCAAGGTCTACGCGGGCCCCGAGCATCCCCACGCCGCACAGAAGCCGGAGGTCCTGAGCGTTGGCTGAACTCGCCCTCGCCAAGCCGGCCACGGGCAAGCGCAAGATGGCCGTGGCGCGCGTCCGCATGAAGCCCGGAACGGGCACGATCCTGGTCAACGGCCGCACGCTCGACGACTACTTCGGGCGCGAGGTGCTGCGCACGGTCGTGAAGCAGCCGCTCGACCTCGTGAACCAGGCGACGCGCTGGGACGTGGCCGCGAGCGTGCACGGCGGCGGCCCCACCGGCCAGGCCGGCGCGCTGCGCCACGGCATCGCCCGCGCGCTGATCCGGATCGACGAGTCGCTCCGCCCGCAGATCAAGCGCGGCGGCTTCCTCACGCGCGACGCGCGCAAGAAGGAACGCAAGAAGTACGGCCAGCGCGGCGCCCGGGCGCGCTTCCAGTTCTCGAAGCGCTGATCGACCCGGCGCGGTCCGACTCGCTCCGAACGGGAGGCCCGGCGGCCTCCCGTTCGTGCGTTCGGCCGCCGATCGGGAGCCGATTTGACAGGCGGGGAGGCCCGGCGGTACAACCTGGGCCGTCCGCATCCCCCGTTCCCGTTCTCTCCATTCCAGCCACGCGCCCTCCTCCGGGGCGCCCGCACGCCCCGAGCGTCGCTCGGTGAGGGGAAGGGCGGTGACGCGCTACCACGCCAGCCACCCGACGGAGATCCGGCTCTCGGTGTCGGCGGTGGTCTGGCGCAGCGAGCGCAGCGGCGGGCGCAGCCTCCTGCTCATGCAGCGCAGCGACAACGGCCACTGGGGCCTCCCGGGGGGATACGTCGAGCGGGGGGAGTCCGTCTCGGCGGCGGCCGCGCGGGAGGTCTTCGAGGAGACCGGCGTGCGCGTTGCGCTCGGGCGCCTCGTCGGGGTCTACTCGGATCCGGGCTCGATGGTGATCGAGTACGCGGCAGGCCGGCGCGTGCACGCGGTGAACCTCTGCTTCGAGGCGACCGCCGTCGGGCAGGGCGCGCCGACTACGCCGGACGAGGCACTCGCCAGCGGCTACTTTGCCCTCGACGCGCTGCCCGAGCCGCTCGTCCCGATCCACCGGGTGCGCATCGAGGACGCTGCCGCCGGCCAGTTGGAGGCCTTGGTCCGATGACCGCTCCGGAGACGCACTCGGATCCGAGCAGGGGGGGATGATGGCCGCTGGTCCGGGCCGCGCGACGAAGTTCATCTTCGTGACCGGCGGCGTGCTCTCGTCGCTCGGCAAGGGGCTCGCCTCGGCGTCGATCGGGGCGCTGCTCGAGGCCCGCGGCCTGCGCGTCTCCTTCCTCAAGCTCGACCCCTACCTGAACGTCGACCCCGGGACCATGAACCCGTTCCAGCACGGCGAGGTCTACGTCACCGAGGACGGCGCCGAGACCGACCTCGACCTCGGCCACTACGAGCGCTTCACCCGCGCGACGATGGGCCGGATCAACAACGTGACCGCCGGCAAGGTCTACGAGACGGTCATCACCAAGGAGCGCCACGGCGAGTACCTGGGCGGCACCGTGCAGGTGATCCCGCACGTCACGGACGAGATCAAGCGCCGGATCCACCAGGCCGCCGAGGGCGGCGTCGACCTGCTGCTGGTCGAGGTGGGCGGCACCGTCGGCGACATCGAGTCGCTGCCCTTCCTGGAGGCGATCCGCCAGTTCCGCGCCGACGTCGGGCGCGAGAACGTGCTCTATGCCCACGTCGCGCTCGTGCCCTACGTGGCCGCCGCCGGCGAGCTCAAGACCAAGCCCGTCCAGCACTCGGTGAAGGAGCTCCGCGCGGTCGGCATCTCGCCCGACGTGATCCTGTGCCGCACCGACCGCTTCCTGCCGCGCTCGGTGAAGGAGAAGATCGCGCTCTTCTGCAACGTGGACGGCGATGCCGTCATCACCGCCAAGGACGTCGAGTCGATCTACGAGGTGCCGCTCGTCCTGCACGACGAGGGCCTCGACGAGAAGATCGTGAAGCTCCTCAACATCTGGACCGCGCGGCCGGCGCTCGAGAAGTGGCAGGACCTGATGGAGCGGATCCGCCATCCCGAGCGGACGATCACGATCGCGATGGTCGGCAAGTACGTGGACCTGACCGAGTCCTACAAGAGCCTGAACGAAGCGCTCCACCACGCGGGCTTCGCGCACCGCAGCCGGGTCGTGATCGAGTACATCGACTCCGAGAAGCTCGCCGATCCGGCGCAGCTCGCCCCCGTCGACGGGATCCTGGTGCCGCACGGCTTCGGCTCGCGCGGCGTCGAGGGCAAGATCGTGGCGGTGCGCTACGCGCGCGAGCACGCCGTCCCGTACTTCGGGATCTGCTTCGGGCTGCAGATGGCGGTGATCGAGTACGCGCGCCACGTCGCCGGCCTGGCGGGCGCCAACTCGACCGAGGTGGACCCCGAGACGCCGTATCCCGTGATCGACTTCCTCCCCGAGCAGCGCGGTCTCAGCGAGAAGGGCGCCACCATGCGGCTCGGCGCCTGGCCCTGCGTGCTGCGCAAGGGCAGCAAGGCCTTCGCGGCCTACGGCCAGGAGAAGATCCGCGAGCGCCACCGCCACCGCTACGAGGTGAACCCCGAGCTGCGCGACCAGCTCTCGCGCGCCGGCCTCGTCTTCTCGGGGCTGTCGCCCGACGGGCGCCTCGTCGAGGTGGTCGAGCTCGCGGACCACCCCTGGTTCGTGGCCTGCCAGTACCACCCCGAGTTCCAGTCGCGCCCCTTCGCGCCCCATCCGCTCTTCGCCGCCTTCGTGCAGGCGGCGATCGCGCACCAGGGCGCGCGCCGCTAGCTTGCGGCCACAGGGGCCTTTCCCTATTCGTCGGGGTCTCTCGAAGGGAGTCGCGGGGCGTTAGCTCAGCTGGAAGAGCGCCGTGTTCACACCGCGGAGGTCACTGGTTCGAGCCCAGTACGCCCCACCATCCTTCGAACGAGCGAAGCCGTCCGGCCGCCGGAGCGGCTTCGACGGATCGGCCCAGTAGCTCAGTTGGATAGAGCGCTTGCCTCCGGAGCAAGAGGTCGCAGGTTCGAATCCTGCCTGGGTCACCATCCCGCCCGGCGTCGCATCCGCCGTCGCGCGCCGAGCGCGAACACCGTCCACACCGCCACCGTGAGCCCGCCACCGCGCGGCTCGGGCAAGGTGAACCGGATGGTGGCGCTTCCGGCGGTGTTCTCGAAGTCATCGTGGAAGGTGAGGAGCAGCTCCCCCTGATCGAGGCCGGCGCCGGAGTCGGGCAGGGCGTCTCCCGCGAACGCGCCCGGACCGGCGAGGATCAGGAACATGCCGTGGGGCCCGTAGCCCTCGATGGGAGGGCCGGTCGTGGCGTCCGTGAGCGCGGTCGCGGTGAGTTGGTCCGTCAGGTCGTAGACCTGGAGGGTTCCGCCCGCGCCCGCGCTCCAGGTGAAGCCGAGGTCCGGCAGCGTGGCGCTGAGGGACACGAGCGCGCCGAGGTAGTTGCCGGCGGTGGGATCCGGCTTGTTGTCGGCGACGGTCTCGTCGAAGACGAGCGTGCCCTCGACGCGCTCGACCTCGTCGAAGGAGGTCGCGAAGCTCCCCGAGACGCTCGTCACGTCGCCGGCGAAGGGGATCGTGACGTCGGCTGCGGCGATCGCCGGCGCAGCCGTGGTCCCGATGGCAAGCAGCAGCGACGCGATCCGCCCGCTCCGCATCGTCCCCCCCAGCACGCGTCGACGGGTCGGCTCAGGTCTCCGAGATGCCGCGCAGCATCAGGATCTTGCCCGAGCGCACGAGCTCGCGCAATCCGAAGGGGCGCAGGAGGCCGATGAAGGCGTCGAGCTTGTCGCTGGCGCCGTAGACGCGCAGCATCAGCGACTCCTGGCCGTAGTCGGTGACCTTGGCGCCGAAGTTCTCGGCGATCTGGAGGATCTGGG
This genomic interval carries:
- the leuB gene encoding 3-isopropylmalate dehydrogenase translates to MNARIVVLAGDGIGPEVTREARRVLEAVAPRHGLALEFVEEAIGGASIDAHGTPLRDQVVALAEKSRAVLLGAVGGPQWDALPVDVRPEKGLLRIRKALGLYANLRPASVFPALVEASTLRPEIVTGIDLLVVRELTGGLYFGEPRGPGRTTGGRREARNTMVYDEDEIARITRVAFESARRRRKHVTHVHKANVLETSQLWVQVVEEVAKGFPEVTLAHQLVDSCAMLLVRDPGRFDVIVTENLFGDILSDEAAQITGSLGMLPSASLGDGGIGLYEPVHGSAPDIAGQDLANPLAAILSAAMLLEHSLEAPAAAAEVREAVTAVLAAGHRTPDLLLPGERRATVGCRAMGDLVVARLGARAPG
- a CDS encoding Asd/ArgC dimerization domain-containing protein, with the protein product MTTRALRVAVVGVTGALGGEVLAALDAAGFPVATLVPIATDRSLGAEVELRGITAPVLTDAAVLDGADVVFLCTPPEAALDWIAEAVRRRVLAIDLSGALHASEELAAHPELGALLAAPEAPLVAPPPGLALAWLRVLAPLAEGLGGVRRVVGTALLSASGSGRAGVDALHGETIALLAQSGDEDEPPALDHPIAFDALPWAGAIGDDGASAAERALAASLRRGLGAEAAVAVTVVRVPTFCGDAASLAVELGAPAEPARVRELLRKAPDVELVDDPRGPTTRAAAGGDRVLVGRVRRDPSRAGGVLLWLAADSARLAAADAVRIALGRLGLP
- the truA gene encoding tRNA pseudouridine(38-40) synthase TruA, which gives rise to MAGAGVLCELPNWRIVVEYDGTGFAGWQRQGGGARTVQGVLEEELAKLAEGRVGVIGAGRTDAGVHAAGQVANARAATRLAAKDLLRAWNARLPRDVAIRALAPAPADYHARRAARSKLYAYRLWTGAERSPLRERTSLRRRPPLDLEALRAASRALVGTHDFASFCAAGGDAHGTVRTLTRAEWLGAVGAELRFEVEGPGFLRHMVRNLVGSLLEVGSGRRPPSWIGELLHARARSAAGPTAPAHGLVLVRVDDGFPVGIQELEASSG
- the rplM gene encoding 50S ribosomal protein L13, encoding MPAARPPRPTRSIKPSEVTPRWWVVDAADQTLGRLSTRIASLLRGKHRVLFTPHADNGDFVVVVNAAKVKLTGRKREQKVYYRHTGYVGHLKSRTADQVLRGAHPERVVEEAVRGMLPHNALGRKLYRKLKVYAGPEHPHAAQKPEVLSVG
- the rpsI gene encoding 30S ribosomal protein S9, with product MAELALAKPATGKRKMAVARVRMKPGTGTILVNGRTLDDYFGREVLRTVVKQPLDLVNQATRWDVAASVHGGGPTGQAGALRHGIARALIRIDESLRPQIKRGGFLTRDARKKERKKYGQRGARARFQFSKR
- a CDS encoding NUDIX domain-containing protein, producing the protein MTRYHASHPTEIRLSVSAVVWRSERSGGRSLLLMQRSDNGHWGLPGGYVERGESVSAAAAREVFEETGVRVALGRLVGVYSDPGSMVIEYAAGRRVHAVNLCFEATAVGQGAPTTPDEALASGYFALDALPEPLVPIHRVRIEDAAAGQLEALVR
- a CDS encoding CTP synthase, yielding MAAGPGRATKFIFVTGGVLSSLGKGLASASIGALLEARGLRVSFLKLDPYLNVDPGTMNPFQHGEVYVTEDGAETDLDLGHYERFTRATMGRINNVTAGKVYETVITKERHGEYLGGTVQVIPHVTDEIKRRIHQAAEGGVDLLLVEVGGTVGDIESLPFLEAIRQFRADVGRENVLYAHVALVPYVAAAGELKTKPVQHSVKELRAVGISPDVILCRTDRFLPRSVKEKIALFCNVDGDAVITAKDVESIYEVPLVLHDEGLDEKIVKLLNIWTARPALEKWQDLMERIRHPERTITIAMVGKYVDLTESYKSLNEALHHAGFAHRSRVVIEYIDSEKLADPAQLAPVDGILVPHGFGSRGVEGKIVAVRYAREHAVPYFGICFGLQMAVIEYARHVAGLAGANSTEVDPETPYPVIDFLPEQRGLSEKGATMRLGAWPCVLRKGSKAFAAYGQEKIRERHRHRYEVNPELRDQLSRAGLVFSGLSPDGRLVEVVELADHPWFVACQYHPEFQSRPFAPHPLFAAFVQAAIAHQGARR